One window of Chitinophagaceae bacterium genomic DNA carries:
- a CDS encoding twin-arginine translocase TatA/TatE family subunit gives MNIFLFGLPGGWEWIIIVFVVLLLFGGRKIPELMRGIGKGIREFNDARTNLESEMKEGMDEADKEKKNKSINKDKDSDKDEKKE, from the coding sequence ATGAATATCTTTTTATTTGGATTACCGGGCGGCTGGGAGTGGATCATAATCGTTTTCGTCGTGCTACTTCTTTTTGGCGGTAGAAAAATTCCTGAACTGATGCGTGGCATCGGAAAAGGCATCAGAGAATTTAATGATGCCCGAACTAATCTGGAAAGTGAAATGAAAGAAGGAATGGATGAAGCCGATAAGGAAAAAAAAAACAAGTCAATAAACAAGGATAAAGATAGTGATAAAGATGAAAAAAAGGAATGA